CTCGTACCGGTCGCGTGCGCCTGTCATGCCGTCAGCGTAGCAGGGGCCACGCGACCCGCACCACAGATTGGATAGGGAAGACGCGCCCCGGCACCCCGTACCTCCCGCCCGCACCGGTCAAGAAAAATGCGCCCTTCCGGGCGCTCTTGATAAGAAAGATAGCGCGGTATGCACCGCACGTCAACTTATGCGTCCCTGTGGTCGTGGACTCCTGGGCACGACAGTGGTTCAATGAACCATGAACGAGCTTACGTGTCCGCATTGCGGCGCCGTCCGCATCGTCAAAAACGGCCATGCCCACACCGGCAAGCAGCGTTACCTGTGCCGTATCTGCAAGTACCAGTTCACGCTCGACCATACCCGACCCCCGATTTCGCCTGAAACCGTCGCTCTGGTCGACCGAATGTTATCCGAACGGATCTCCCATCGGGGGATCTGCCGGGTGGTCGGCGTCAGCCGCTCCTGGTTCCGCAGACACCT
This genomic window from Deinococcus aquiradiocola contains:
- a CDS encoding IS1 family transposase; translated protein: MNELTCPHCGAVRIVKNGHAHTGKQRYLCRICKYQFTLDHTRPPISPETVALVDRMLSERISHRGICRVVGVSRSWFRRHL